Part of the Shewanella eurypsychrophilus genome is shown below.
TCCTTAATTCAATAGTCGACTATTTAACGTTTTACGTTATACTTCCGCGCTAAAATCTAGTATTTAATTAGCGGAGTTCATCGTGCACGATCTGTATTACAAAGGGCGTATCTACACCAGAGAAAATCATGTAATGAGTGGTTATAATACTAAGCGTATCGTTAAGCTTGGTACAGAAAAGCAGCCATTATCGCTAGTGGTTAACAGTGATGAGAGAAAAAAAGAGGTAGCGGCGTTAGTTGCTGATAATGGATTATTTGCCGAGATTACTGTAGATAGTGCTATTGATGAAAATATCGATGATCTTAACGCGGTTATAAACAAGCCAACTACCACTAGGTTCGACAAAACCCCGAACCGTAA
Proteins encoded:
- a CDS encoding PBPRA1643 family SWIM/SEC-C metal-binding motif protein, with translation MHDLYYKGRIYTRENHVMSGYNTKRIVKLGTEKQPLSLVVNSDERKKEVAALVADNGLFAEITVDSAIDENIDDLNAVINKPTTTRFDKTPNRNDPCLCGSGKKYKKCCG